One part of the Vibrio palustris genome encodes these proteins:
- a CDS encoding cation:proton antiporter, with translation MHGELIALSVAGIGIVGLLCQWLAWRLRLPAILFLLIAGIVVGPIAGVLHPQELMGDLLFPLISLAVAVILFEGSLTLNFKEIRGVSHTVWSIVTFGALISWGLTSTATHYFMGLDWAMALLFGSLTVVTGPTVIVPLLRTVRPNTRLSNFLRWEGILIDPLGALFVVMIYEFLVSSSEAHSLHVLAMILMIGLIIGAVSGAFVAFALRRRMLPVYLQPFAVLSIVLGVFSLSNALESESGLLTVTVMGMWLANAKGVNIRHILHFKEHLTVLLISGLFILLAARIDPEDFTIFSWGALGLFVFMQLVSRPVSIFVTTIGSKLTFKDKLFLSWVAPRGIVAASISALFAIKLTNLEVSGASLLVPLTFMVIIGTVVLQSATARPIAVWLKVAEPAPKGFLIIGANDIARQLGQAIRKYDCRVVVTDSNWDYIRQARMMGLEYYYGNPNSSHADNYLNLIGIGHVVALTADKHFNAMSCMQFLSDFGETRVFCLHDKVKADPTDKHNVAQEYHGLPFLGGEVSYKKLASLMNQGGEIKHTKLSEAFTYQDYLLQHKDRYFLPLFLVNAKGRIKMCHDISSFDPQTGDIVVSLMTGGKSSTTGNGQAALEKDNA, from the coding sequence ATGCACGGAGAATTGATTGCATTGTCGGTAGCCGGTATTGGTATCGTGGGTTTGCTATGCCAATGGTTAGCATGGCGATTACGCTTGCCTGCTATTTTATTTCTATTAATCGCTGGTATTGTTGTTGGTCCTATAGCTGGTGTGTTACATCCTCAAGAACTGATGGGAGATTTACTATTTCCGCTGATTTCTTTGGCTGTCGCAGTGATCTTATTTGAAGGGAGTTTAACGCTCAACTTTAAAGAGATCCGTGGGGTGAGCCATACAGTCTGGAGTATTGTCACTTTTGGTGCGCTTATCTCTTGGGGATTAACGAGTACCGCAACTCATTACTTTATGGGACTAGATTGGGCGATGGCATTACTGTTTGGTAGCTTGACAGTTGTCACCGGTCCAACTGTGATTGTGCCCTTATTACGTACAGTACGGCCGAATACCAGACTTTCTAACTTCCTACGCTGGGAAGGCATTCTTATTGATCCATTAGGCGCGTTATTCGTGGTAATGATCTATGAGTTTTTGGTGTCGAGTAGTGAAGCACATAGCTTACACGTCTTGGCTATGATTCTGATGATTGGTTTAATTATCGGTGCGGTCTCTGGTGCTTTTGTTGCATTCGCCTTACGTCGTCGTATGCTCCCCGTTTATTTACAGCCGTTTGCCGTACTAAGTATTGTTCTAGGTGTGTTTTCATTATCGAACGCATTAGAGTCTGAGTCTGGTTTGTTAACTGTGACCGTGATGGGAATGTGGTTGGCGAATGCAAAAGGCGTCAATATTCGACATATTTTACACTTTAAAGAACACCTCACCGTTTTACTTATCTCGGGATTATTTATCTTACTCGCAGCGCGTATTGATCCTGAAGATTTCACGATCTTTAGTTGGGGGGCATTGGGCTTATTTGTCTTTATGCAATTAGTCTCTAGGCCTGTGTCCATTTTTGTGACGACGATTGGTAGTAAGTTGACCTTCAAAGATAAATTGTTTTTATCTTGGGTCGCTCCGCGCGGTATTGTCGCCGCGTCGATTTCGGCGTTATTTGCGATTAAATTAACTAATTTAGAGGTAAGTGGGGCGAGTCTACTAGTGCCTTTGACCTTTATGGTTATTATTGGGACTGTGGTGTTGCAGAGCGCAACGGCGCGCCCAATAGCCGTATGGCTAAAAGTTGCAGAACCCGCACCGAAAGGTTTTCTTATTATTGGTGCCAATGATATCGCAAGACAGCTTGGTCAGGCGATTCGTAAATATGACTGTCGTGTGGTAGTGACCGATTCTAACTGGGATTACATTCGCCAAGCCCGCATGATGGGATTGGAGTACTACTATGGTAACCCCAACTCTAGTCATGCGGATAACTATCTTAACTTAATTGGTATTGGTCATGTGGTGGCGCTAACGGCGGATAAGCATTTTAATGCTATGTCTTGTATGCAGTTCTTATCAGACTTTGGTGAAACGCGTGTATTCTGCCTTCATGATAAAGTCAAAGCGGATCCAACCGACAAGCATAACGTGGCTCAGGAATATCATGGTTTACCGTTCTTAGGTGGCGAAGTTAGCTATAAAAAACTCGCCAGCCTGATGAATCAAGGTGGCGAGATCAAACACACTAAATTGAGCGAAGCCTTTACGTATCAAGATTATTTACTGCAGCACAAAGATCGTTACTTTTTGCCGCTGTTCTTAGTGAATGCGAAAGGCCGTATTAAAATGTGCCATGACATTTCGTCTTTTGATCCGCAAACAGGAGATATTGTTGTTTCACTGATGACCGGCGGTAAATCCTCCACCACCGGCAACGGTCAGGCAGCACTAGAAAAAGATAACGCATAA
- the nagZ gene encoding beta-N-acetylhexosaminidase, translating into MGPLWLDVSGYELDNEEKEILAHPTVGGVILFARNYYDNDQLSALTASIRRAAGRPILIGVDQEGGRVQRFKEGFSLIPAAQQYQHAQHGEYIAEQAGWLMAMELIAHDIDLSFAPVLDKGYECQAIGTRAFGETLSSVITYSSAFMRGMKSAGMATTGKHFPGHGAVIADSHLETPYDERRSIADDLAIFRHQIESGLLDAMMPAHVIYSSYDSAPASGSEYWLKQVLRQEMNFSGIVFSDDLSMKGAQIMGGPVVRAQQALKSGCDMVLVCNDREAAVNVLDGLTIQCVENASQLRKTQQVSRDDLMRSRLWNDAVRSMEALLV; encoded by the coding sequence ATGGGGCCGCTTTGGTTAGACGTGTCGGGATACGAATTAGATAATGAAGAAAAAGAGATTCTGGCGCACCCGACAGTGGGGGGTGTTATTTTATTTGCACGTAACTATTACGATAACGATCAATTGAGCGCATTGACTGCCAGTATTCGTCGTGCCGCAGGGCGGCCGATTCTAATTGGGGTTGATCAAGAAGGTGGGCGCGTGCAGCGTTTTAAAGAGGGATTCTCTTTAATTCCAGCAGCGCAACAGTATCAACATGCGCAGCATGGTGAGTATATAGCCGAGCAAGCAGGCTGGTTGATGGCAATGGAGCTGATTGCTCATGATATTGATTTAAGTTTCGCTCCAGTGTTGGATAAAGGGTATGAGTGTCAAGCGATTGGTACTCGAGCCTTTGGAGAAACGCTATCGTCGGTGATTACCTATAGCTCAGCTTTCATGCGTGGCATGAAATCGGCGGGTATGGCAACAACAGGTAAGCATTTCCCAGGTCACGGCGCCGTGATTGCTGATTCTCACTTAGAGACTCCTTATGATGAACGCCGTTCGATCGCCGATGATTTGGCGATTTTTCGCCATCAAATTGAGTCAGGATTGTTAGACGCTATGATGCCCGCTCATGTGATTTATTCTTCTTATGACTCTGCGCCAGCCAGTGGTTCTGAGTATTGGCTTAAGCAGGTACTACGCCAAGAAATGAATTTTTCTGGAATTGTGTTTTCGGATGACTTAAGTATGAAAGGTGCACAAATCATGGGGGGGCCCGTGGTTCGAGCACAACAGGCACTGAAGTCGGGGTGTGACATGGTATTAGTGTGTAATGATCGAGAGGCTGCGGTCAATGTTCTTGATGGTTTAACCATTCAATGTGTTGAGAACGCCTCTCAATTAAGAAAAACTCAACAAGTATCACGTGACGATTTGATGCGTTCTCGTTTATGGAATGATGCAGTACGCTCGATGGAAGCGTTACTTGTCTAG
- a CDS encoding PilZ domain-containing protein, with protein sequence MEKEEFVRVTYHAPVTLLQGDELSFSGHIQDISIHGLMIACQPPQSLDINKVVEVVLILPDTDIEIDLSTKVKDIASDYIKLDVDHVDIESLAHYKRLVELNMGDDKQFHEDLEHLIELPPHK encoded by the coding sequence ATGGAAAAAGAAGAGTTTGTAAGAGTCACCTATCATGCACCTGTCACCTTACTGCAAGGGGATGAACTGAGCTTTAGTGGCCATATACAGGATATCTCTATTCATGGATTAATGATTGCGTGCCAGCCGCCGCAATCTTTAGATATCAATAAAGTGGTTGAAGTCGTTCTGATTTTGCCTGATACAGATATTGAAATTGATTTAAGTACAAAAGTAAAAGATATAGCCAGTGACTACATCAAGTTGGATGTCGATCATGTGGATATTGAAAGCTTAGCCCACTACAAGCGATTAGTAGAATTGAATATGGGTGATGATAAGCAATTCCATGAAGATTTAGAGCATTTGATCGAGCTGCCACCCCATAAATAA
- the ettA gene encoding energy-dependent translational throttle protein EttA, which yields MAEYVYTMSGVSKIVPPKRQILKDISLSFFPGAKIGVLGLNGSGKSTLLRIMAGIDNEFDGEARPQPGLNVGYLPQEPVLDESKTVREIVEEAVSDVAGALTRLDEVYAAYAEPDADFDALAKEQGELEALIQAKDGHNLDNALERAADALRLPEWDQKVEHLSGGERRRVAICRLLLEKPDMLLLDEPTNHLDAESVAWLERFLCDYTGTVVAITHDRYFLDNAAGWILELDRGEGIPWQGNYSSWLEQKDARLRNEAAQEKAHQKTIEKELEWVRQNPKGRQSKSKARMSRFEELQNSEHQKRNETNELFIPPGERLGDKVVDVNNLTKSFDGRVLIDDLSFSMPKGAIVGIIGANGAGKSTLFKMLSGTEKPDSGSIDLGETVKLASVDQFRDSMNDKNTVFEEISEGADIIRINNFEIPARAYCSRFNFKGVDQQKIIGELSGGERNRVHLAKLLKSGGNVLLLDEPTNDLDVETLRALEEALLEFPGCAMVISHDRWFLDRIATHILDYRDEGQVNFYEGNYTDYMEWLKATLGSQVTEPHRVKYKRITK from the coding sequence ATGGCTGAATACGTATATACCATGTCTGGGGTGAGCAAAATTGTGCCACCCAAGCGACAAATCCTTAAAGACATCTCCTTAAGTTTTTTTCCAGGCGCTAAGATTGGTGTCCTTGGTCTAAACGGCTCAGGTAAATCCACTCTGCTACGCATCATGGCAGGGATCGATAATGAATTTGATGGTGAAGCACGTCCTCAACCAGGTTTGAATGTTGGCTACCTTCCGCAAGAACCGGTATTGGATGAGAGCAAGACGGTCCGTGAAATCGTTGAAGAAGCGGTGTCTGATGTGGCAGGAGCGTTGACCCGTTTAGATGAAGTCTACGCAGCTTACGCAGAACCTGACGCCGACTTTGATGCCCTTGCCAAAGAACAAGGTGAATTAGAAGCCCTTATCCAAGCCAAAGATGGCCACAACTTAGATAACGCTTTAGAACGTGCGGCTGACGCCCTGCGTCTACCTGAGTGGGATCAAAAAGTTGAACATTTATCAGGTGGTGAACGCCGTCGTGTTGCAATTTGTCGTTTATTACTAGAAAAACCAGACATGTTGTTGCTCGATGAGCCAACCAACCACTTGGATGCCGAATCTGTCGCATGGCTAGAGCGCTTCTTATGTGATTATACCGGTACCGTTGTTGCTATTACCCACGACCGCTACTTCCTCGATAATGCGGCGGGTTGGATCCTCGAGCTAGATCGTGGTGAAGGTATCCCATGGCAAGGTAACTATAGCTCGTGGCTAGAGCAAAAAGACGCTCGTTTACGCAATGAAGCCGCACAAGAAAAAGCGCATCAAAAAACGATTGAGAAAGAGCTCGAATGGGTTCGTCAGAATCCAAAAGGACGCCAATCTAAATCAAAAGCGCGTATGTCACGTTTTGAAGAGCTACAAAACAGCGAACATCAGAAACGTAACGAAACCAACGAACTCTTTATCCCGCCAGGTGAACGCCTAGGTGATAAAGTCGTCGACGTAAACAACTTAACCAAATCGTTCGACGGACGCGTATTAATTGATGACCTATCATTTAGTATGCCAAAAGGCGCCATTGTCGGTATTATCGGTGCTAACGGTGCAGGTAAATCAACACTATTTAAGATGCTAAGTGGTACAGAGAAGCCGGATTCAGGCTCGATTGATCTTGGGGAAACGGTTAAGCTGGCCTCTGTCGATCAGTTCCGCGATAGCATGAATGATAAAAACACCGTATTCGAAGAAATTTCCGAAGGCGCTGATATCATTCGCATTAATAACTTTGAAATTCCAGCTCGAGCCTATTGCTCACGCTTTAACTTCAAGGGTGTTGATCAACAAAAAATCATTGGCGAGCTATCAGGCGGTGAGCGTAACCGTGTTCACTTAGCCAAACTATTAAAATCAGGTGGTAACGTATTACTACTCGATGAGCCAACCAACGATTTGGACGTAGAAACTCTACGTGCCTTAGAAGAAGCATTGTTAGAATTCCCTGGCTGTGCCATGGTTATCTCACACGACCGCTGGTTCTTAGACCGTATCGCGACTCATATATTGGATTATCGTGATGAAGGGCAAGTGAACTTCTATGAAGGTAACTACACCGATTATATGGAATGGTTAAAAGCGACATTAGGTTCACAGGTGACGGAACCACATCGTGTGAAATACAAACGTATTACTAAGTAA
- the tyrA gene encoding bifunctional chorismate mutase/prephenate dehydrogenase, whose translation MAVELNELRDKIDSVDKQIVDLLAQRLSLVEEVGKVKSEHGLPIYAPDREAAMLASRREEATRQGVPPQLIEDVLRRVMRESYASEKDSGFKCLRPQLRSVVLIGGKGQLGSLFARMFRLSGYNVEIIERDDWDNADPILSRAGLVIVTVPIHLTESVIAKLSGLPDDCILADFTSVKTKPLQAMLNIHKGPVVGLHPMFGPDVPSLAKQVIVCCNGRDVDAYQWLLEQFAIWGASVCDVSAEDHDHGMTLIQALRHFTTYAYGVHLSQVKPDVQKLLQLSSPIYRLELAMIGRLFAQDPNLYGDIILSSPENLAMIENYKVSFNESVRLIQEGDRHAFIEQFNAVSDWFGDYSQQFMKESQSLLKHAHDAVHRG comes from the coding sequence ATGGCCGTGGAACTGAATGAATTACGAGATAAAATTGACAGCGTTGATAAGCAAATTGTCGATTTGCTTGCGCAACGATTATCCTTAGTTGAAGAGGTGGGGAAGGTTAAAAGCGAGCATGGCTTGCCTATTTATGCACCGGATAGAGAAGCGGCTATGCTGGCATCACGCCGTGAAGAAGCCACACGACAGGGCGTACCTCCACAATTAATTGAAGATGTGTTACGTCGTGTCATGCGGGAGTCTTATGCCAGTGAAAAGGACTCCGGTTTCAAATGTTTGCGACCGCAGTTACGCTCTGTAGTACTGATTGGTGGCAAAGGACAGCTGGGCTCATTATTTGCGAGAATGTTCCGGTTATCTGGCTACAACGTTGAAATTATTGAACGTGATGATTGGGATAACGCCGACCCTATTTTAAGTCGTGCAGGATTGGTGATTGTCACGGTTCCCATTCATCTGACTGAATCGGTGATTGCTAAGCTAAGTGGTTTACCTGACGATTGTATTTTAGCGGACTTTACGTCTGTCAAAACTAAACCGTTACAAGCAATGCTAAATATTCATAAAGGGCCTGTTGTCGGCTTACATCCAATGTTTGGACCCGATGTCCCAAGTTTAGCTAAGCAAGTGATTGTGTGTTGTAATGGGCGAGATGTGGATGCTTATCAATGGTTGTTAGAGCAGTTTGCCATTTGGGGGGCGAGTGTCTGTGATGTATCAGCGGAAGACCATGATCATGGTATGACCTTGATTCAGGCGCTACGACACTTTACGACTTACGCCTATGGTGTTCACTTGTCACAGGTGAAACCAGATGTGCAAAAGCTATTACAATTGAGCTCGCCTATATACCGTCTTGAGCTTGCTATGATTGGACGCTTATTTGCACAGGATCCTAATCTTTACGGCGATATTATTCTTTCTTCCCCAGAGAATTTGGCGATGATTGAAAACTATAAAGTCAGCTTTAATGAATCGGTACGTTTGATTCAGGAAGGAGATCGACACGCTTTTATTGAACAATTTAATGCGGTGAGTGATTGGTTTGGTGATTACTCTCAGCAGTTTATGAAGGAAAGTCAGAGTCTGCTGAAGCATGCGCATGACGCTGTGCATCGAGGCTAA
- a CDS encoding 3-deoxy-7-phosphoheptulonate synthase → MKKSELSDIHIVEEDILITPDVLKEKIPLSDNARRFIRQSRQTVADIIHKRDHRLLVVCGPCSIHDTEAAKDYARRLKALSETISDEIFLVMRVYFEKPRTTVGWKGLINDPHLNDTFDIEHGLHVGRQLLVDLAEMEIPLATEALDPISPQYLSDTFSWAAIGARTTESQTHREMASGLSMPIGFKNGTDGSLATAINAMKAASSSHRFMGISREGQVSLLTTRGNQNGHVILRGGKQTNYDSVSVAECEQEMAAAKLDASLMIDCSHANSCKDYRRQPLVAQDAFTQIIQGNRSIIGLMIESHINEGNQSADLPFDEMDYGVSITDACINWQDTEQLLTRAHSELAPFLKARLDNE, encoded by the coding sequence ATGAAAAAGAGCGAGCTAAGCGATATCCATATCGTGGAAGAAGATATTCTGATTACACCGGATGTGTTGAAAGAAAAAATCCCGTTGAGTGACAACGCCCGTCGCTTTATTCGTCAATCGCGCCAAACGGTTGCTGATATTATTCATAAACGTGATCACCGTTTATTGGTCGTGTGTGGACCTTGCTCTATTCATGATACCGAAGCCGCAAAAGATTATGCCCGTCGTTTAAAAGCGTTATCAGAAACCATTAGCGATGAAATATTTTTAGTCATGCGTGTGTACTTTGAAAAACCAAGAACCACGGTGGGATGGAAGGGGTTGATTAATGACCCACATCTTAATGATACCTTTGATATTGAGCATGGTTTACATGTTGGGCGTCAATTGCTGGTGGATTTAGCTGAAATGGAGATTCCACTTGCAACTGAGGCGTTAGACCCAATCAGCCCTCAGTATTTGTCTGATACCTTTAGTTGGGCTGCGATTGGTGCTCGCACAACTGAATCACAAACTCACCGTGAAATGGCCAGTGGTTTATCTATGCCAATTGGTTTTAAAAATGGCACTGACGGCAGTCTTGCTACTGCGATTAATGCGATGAAAGCCGCTTCGTCTAGCCATCGCTTTATGGGCATTAGTCGTGAAGGACAGGTGTCGTTATTAACGACACGAGGTAACCAAAATGGTCATGTCATTTTACGTGGCGGTAAGCAGACCAATTACGATTCTGTTTCAGTTGCAGAATGTGAACAGGAAATGGCGGCAGCGAAGTTAGATGCTTCACTTATGATTGATTGTAGTCATGCGAATTCATGTAAAGATTACCGTCGACAGCCTTTGGTTGCCCAAGATGCCTTTACCCAAATTATTCAAGGGAATCGTTCCATTATTGGTTTAATGATTGAAAGCCATATCAATGAAGGTAATCAGTCCGCAGACTTACCATTTGATGAAATGGACTATGGTGTTTCAATTACCGATGCATGTATTAATTGGCAAGATACTGAGCAATTACTCACTCGCGCCCATTCTGAACTTGCTCCGTTCTTAAAAGCGCGTTTAGACAACGAATAA
- the ispH gene encoding 4-hydroxy-3-methylbut-2-enyl diphosphate reductase — translation MSEKMKILLANPRGFCAGVDRAISIVERALELYQPPIYVRHEVVHNRFVVEGLKQRGAVFVEELDEVPDNNIVIFSAHGVSQAVRKKAQARELTVFDATCPLVTKVHMEVARASRKHMEVVLIGHAGHPEVEGTMGQYMSSEGGMYLVETTQDVEKLVATVKNPQNLHYVSQTTLSVDETADVIDRLREVFPDIQGPRKDDICYATQNRQDAVRIMASQVDMMIVVGSKNSSNSTRLKELAEKLGTPGYLTDSSEDIKEEWFEGVERVGITAGASAPEDLVNQILQRIKDCGADQVEEVLGREENMVFEVPKELQIRQVD, via the coding sequence ATGAGCGAAAAAATGAAAATATTATTAGCTAACCCACGTGGCTTTTGTGCCGGTGTTGATAGAGCCATTAGCATTGTTGAGCGTGCCTTAGAACTGTATCAACCGCCTATTTATGTCCGTCATGAAGTCGTACATAACCGCTTTGTGGTAGAAGGTTTAAAGCAGCGCGGAGCGGTATTTGTCGAAGAGCTAGATGAAGTTCCAGATAATAATATCGTTATTTTTTCCGCTCACGGTGTGTCGCAAGCTGTACGTAAAAAAGCTCAAGCGCGCGAGCTCACGGTCTTTGATGCAACCTGTCCATTAGTAACCAAAGTTCATATGGAAGTGGCTCGTGCGAGCCGTAAGCATATGGAGGTGGTATTAATTGGGCATGCCGGGCATCCTGAGGTGGAAGGTACGATGGGGCAGTACATGAGCTCAGAAGGCGGCATGTACTTGGTTGAAACCACTCAAGATGTCGAGAAGCTTGTGGCTACCGTGAAAAATCCTCAGAATTTACACTATGTCAGTCAAACGACATTATCAGTGGATGAAACGGCCGATGTAATTGATCGCTTGCGTGAGGTTTTTCCTGATATTCAAGGCCCACGTAAAGATGACATTTGTTATGCCACTCAAAACCGCCAAGATGCGGTCAGAATCATGGCCAGCCAAGTCGATATGATGATTGTGGTCGGGTCAAAAAATTCATCAAACTCCACGCGTTTAAAAGAGTTGGCTGAAAAGTTAGGGACACCCGGCTATTTAACGGATAGTAGCGAAGACATTAAAGAAGAGTGGTTTGAAGGGGTTGAGCGTGTTGGTATCACGGCAGGAGCCTCTGCTCCTGAAGATTTGGTTAACCAAATTTTACAGCGTATTAAAGATTGTGGTGCCGATCAGGTAGAAGAAGTGCTTGGACGTGAAGAAAATATGGTTTTTGAGGTCCCTAAAGAATTACAAATCAGACAAGTAGACTAG
- a CDS encoding anhydro-N-acetylmuramic acid kinase — protein MSKRAFYIGIMSGTSLDGIDVALVDVQSKRVQLIDALEYPIPQQLRSTLLSIASNQATTIEQIGDADHQLAALYATAVNQLLARTALTSKDIQAIGCHGQTVFHRPNHAHPFTCQLGDANLLAIKTGIKTVADFRRKDMALGGQGAPLVPAFHHFLFGQHDATTVIANIGGIANISVLTPEQTLGYDTGPGNMLMDAWCLAHQGKHYDANAQWAKTGQIIQPLLSKLKHDRYFSLAAPKSTGREYFHLDWLRPLLSPYDDPADVQRTLCELTAQTLAEAVDRHQFGQSPVLYLCGGGAHNPLLVERIQAALPNWHMTTTSQHGVDSDFMEAMAFAWLAQRRLHNLPSNLPSVTGACRFASLGVIYTAD, from the coding sequence ATGTCTAAGCGTGCTTTTTATATCGGTATTATGTCAGGAACCAGCCTTGATGGCATTGATGTCGCGTTAGTTGATGTTCAATCGAAGCGCGTACAGCTAATCGACGCACTTGAATACCCTATTCCTCAACAACTGCGTAGTACGTTATTATCTATCGCGAGTAATCAAGCGACAACCATTGAACAAATAGGCGACGCCGATCATCAACTCGCCGCGTTATATGCCACAGCCGTCAACCAACTGTTAGCACGTACAGCGCTAACCTCCAAAGATATTCAAGCTATCGGGTGCCACGGACAAACCGTTTTTCATCGCCCCAACCATGCTCACCCATTTACTTGTCAGTTAGGTGATGCGAATTTATTAGCGATAAAAACAGGGATAAAGACCGTTGCAGACTTTAGACGTAAAGACATGGCGCTCGGTGGTCAAGGGGCGCCACTGGTTCCCGCATTCCATCATTTTTTGTTCGGACAACACGATGCGACCACAGTGATTGCTAATATCGGAGGCATTGCTAATATTTCCGTATTAACCCCAGAACAAACTCTGGGCTACGATACGGGGCCTGGCAATATGCTGATGGACGCGTGGTGTTTGGCTCACCAAGGTAAGCACTATGATGCCAATGCACAATGGGCGAAAACGGGTCAAATAATCCAACCGCTGCTTAGCAAGCTCAAACATGATCGCTACTTTTCCTTGGCCGCGCCTAAAAGCACCGGACGTGAATACTTCCATTTAGACTGGCTGCGGCCATTACTCTCGCCATACGACGATCCTGCTGATGTACAACGTACCTTATGTGAGCTTACCGCACAGACTCTTGCAGAAGCCGTTGACCGACATCAATTTGGGCAATCCCCCGTACTATATCTATGTGGCGGTGGCGCGCATAATCCTTTACTAGTAGAAAGGATTCAGGCGGCTCTGCCTAACTGGCATATGACAACGACGTCACAACACGGTGTCGATAGCGACTTTATGGAGGCGATGGCATTCGCTTGGCTCGCACAGCGACGCCTACACAACTTACCGAGTAATTTACCTAGTGTCACTGGCGCTTGTCGCTTTGCATCATTAGGCGTAATTTATACTGCAGATTAA
- a CDS encoding DUF2799 domain-containing protein: MKISIGVLALLLAGCSSSAMDQPAHSDWYQLGFKDAIRGNDERSHSTLSSLGAGKESEYDSGYAAGLEQYCNPDRAYQMGLNGQQYQGVCDHKKSGQKFRMEWQRGWRDYNQ; this comes from the coding sequence ATGAAAATAAGTATCGGTGTATTAGCCCTGTTATTGGCGGGCTGTTCAAGCAGTGCTATGGATCAGCCTGCGCATAGTGATTGGTATCAGTTAGGATTTAAAGATGCGATCCGAGGCAATGATGAACGCTCACATTCGACATTGTCGAGTTTAGGTGCAGGAAAAGAATCTGAGTATGACTCAGGATATGCGGCAGGATTAGAGCAATACTGTAATCCAGACAGAGCCTATCAAATGGGATTAAACGGACAGCAGTATCAAGGTGTGTGCGATCATAAAAAATCAGGTCAAAAATTTCGTATGGAATGGCAGCGCGGCTGGCGCGACTATAATCAATAA
- the murQ gene encoding N-acetylmuramic acid 6-phosphate etherase, whose translation MTNDALLSALSHLVSETRNPDTMDIDTLNSFDVVSRLNQQDKLVPLAIEQELPNIAHAVDIITNAFKQGGRLVYLGAGTSGRLGVLDAVECPPTFSVSDDMVIGLIAGGKEAMFKAQEGAEDSLVLGEEELKRIRFSDKDVLVGIAASGRTPYVIGAIDYANRIGAKSIALSCNPDSPIAEIAHVAISPVVGPEALTGSTRLKSGTAQKLVLNMLTTASMIGLGKSYQNLMVDVKATNKKLEARAARIVMQATDCSEKEAKNLLEHSHNNAKAAILMHLTGISFQEADEKLRDAEGYLRRAISEE comes from the coding sequence ATGACTAACGATGCGTTACTTTCCGCTTTGTCACACTTAGTATCAGAAACCCGTAATCCTGATACCATGGATATCGATACTTTAAACTCATTCGACGTCGTATCCCGTCTTAACCAACAAGATAAATTGGTTCCTTTGGCAATAGAGCAAGAACTGCCTAACATTGCCCATGCCGTCGATATTATCACTAATGCATTTAAGCAAGGTGGACGCTTAGTGTATCTTGGCGCTGGTACCAGCGGACGATTAGGCGTACTTGATGCGGTAGAGTGCCCACCAACTTTTAGTGTCAGTGATGATATGGTAATAGGGTTAATCGCTGGCGGGAAAGAAGCGATGTTTAAGGCTCAAGAAGGCGCTGAAGACTCCCTAGTACTTGGCGAGGAAGAACTCAAACGTATTCGTTTTTCAGACAAAGACGTCCTCGTCGGCATTGCCGCCAGTGGACGAACTCCTTACGTGATTGGTGCAATTGATTATGCGAACCGCATTGGCGCGAAAAGCATTGCACTATCTTGCAACCCGGACAGCCCTATTGCCGAGATCGCTCACGTTGCTATATCTCCGGTAGTCGGTCCTGAAGCACTCACAGGCTCAACACGATTAAAGTCAGGAACCGCCCAAAAATTGGTACTCAATATGCTAACAACCGCCAGTATGATTGGCTTGGGGAAGAGCTATCAAAACCTGATGGTTGATGTAAAGGCCACCAATAAAAAGCTCGAAGCTCGTGCTGCTCGCATTGTCATGCAAGCGACTGACTGCAGTGAAAAAGAGGCAAAAAATCTTTTAGAACACAGTCACAATAATGCAAAAGCGGCTATTTTAATGCACCTTACAGGGATTAGCTTTCAAGAAGCGGATGAAAAATTGCGCGACGCAGAAGGATACTTACGCCGCGCAATTTCAGAAGAATGA